From one Plantibacter flavus genomic stretch:
- the hemE gene encoding uroporphyrinogen decarboxylase: MSLPPEHPLVTGVTRSSPLITAYRGTRPERTPVWFMRQAGRSLPEYRELRIGTAMLDACLDPAMASEITLQPIRRHGTDAAIFFSDIVVPLKQAGVAVEIVPGRGPVMGSAVRTAAEVDALVALDPAVLDDTLAPIREGVALTVAGLAGIGDGRTPLIGFAGAPFTLAAYLVEGGPSKDHLAARTLMHADPDSWAKLMAWCADVTGRFLRAQVLAGASAAQLFDSWAGALSLEDYERHVAPASRAALAHVADLPVPKVHFGVGTGELLGAMHRVGADVVGIDYRLVLDEGIRRLGGGVPVQGNIDPALLAAPWSVLEAHVLDILQRGTAAPSHVLNLGHGVPPETDPDVLTRIVALAHDWQPA, translated from the coding sequence GTGAGTCTCCCACCCGAACACCCCCTCGTCACCGGCGTGACCCGGTCGTCGCCGCTCATCACCGCGTACCGCGGCACCCGTCCCGAGCGGACGCCCGTCTGGTTCATGCGGCAGGCCGGCCGGTCGCTGCCCGAGTACCGCGAGTTGCGGATCGGGACGGCCATGCTCGACGCCTGCCTCGACCCGGCGATGGCGAGCGAGATCACCCTCCAGCCCATCCGACGGCACGGGACGGACGCGGCCATCTTCTTCAGTGACATCGTCGTGCCGTTGAAGCAGGCCGGCGTCGCGGTCGAGATCGTGCCGGGCCGTGGTCCCGTCATGGGGTCGGCGGTCCGGACGGCCGCCGAGGTCGACGCGCTGGTCGCGCTCGATCCGGCCGTCCTCGACGACACACTGGCGCCCATCCGCGAAGGCGTCGCGCTCACCGTCGCCGGGCTCGCGGGGATCGGCGACGGCCGGACGCCGCTCATCGGCTTCGCGGGCGCGCCGTTCACGCTCGCCGCCTACCTCGTCGAGGGCGGGCCGTCGAAGGACCACCTCGCCGCCCGCACCCTCATGCACGCCGACCCGGACTCGTGGGCGAAGCTCATGGCCTGGTGCGCGGACGTCACCGGTCGCTTCCTCCGCGCCCAGGTGCTCGCCGGCGCGTCGGCCGCGCAGCTCTTCGACTCGTGGGCGGGGGCGCTCTCCCTCGAGGACTACGAGCGTCACGTCGCCCCGGCCTCCCGGGCCGCGCTCGCGCACGTCGCCGACCTCCCCGTCCCGAAGGTGCACTTCGGCGTCGGGACCGGTGAACTGCTCGGTGCGATGCACCGGGTCGGCGCCGACGTGGTCGGGATCGACTACCGGCTGGTGCTCGACGAGGGCATCCGACGTCTCGGTGGCGGCGTACCCGTGCAGGGCAACATCGACCCGGCACTGCTCGCCGCCCCATGGTCGGTCCTCGAGGCGCACGTCCTCGACATCCTCCAGCGCGGGACGGCGGCGCCGTCGCACGTCCTCAACCTCGGCCACGGGGTCCCGCCCGAGACCGACCCGGACGTCCTGACCCGCATCGTCGCCCTCGCCCACGATTGGCAGCCCGCATGA
- a CDS encoding glutamyl-tRNA reductase: protein MCVTASHKNATFDLLERLSVGAEGVAARLVEHHECVSGAVVVATCNRFEAYIDLDEPVTAAASVAFEAAAEAVSETTGIPAEQLREVFDLSVGTAAAEHLFAVSAGLESVVVGEGEIAGQVRRSLEAARAGGTTSSELERLFQRASQTSRGIKNRTPLGRAGRSIVRLALDLAESRIDDWATQRVLLVGTGAYAGASLAALRDRGVTDVLVYSPSGRAEKFARSHEIGWIGHDDLARTTGEVDIIVTCTTAEGHVVDAELLRAGRTAVAADHRARAAAATDAPTLSLVTPAAPEPTGVSALVHDVITEAAAECPVPHASAQLVIDLGLPRNVDPDVSTVSGVVLLDLETIRIHAPLEELQATEVARSIVSRAAQKFAAVGEERSLEPAVVALRSHVHALVEAEVARATARGDDDGSTARALRHLAGVLLHEPTVRARNLARNGEQAAYTTALQTLFGIEVPQAPAVVAPVADTDSAASAS from the coding sequence ATGTGTGTGACGGCGAGCCATAAGAACGCCACCTTCGACCTCCTCGAACGACTCTCAGTCGGTGCCGAGGGCGTCGCCGCGCGCCTGGTCGAGCACCACGAGTGCGTCTCGGGTGCCGTCGTCGTGGCCACCTGCAACCGGTTCGAGGCGTACATCGACCTCGACGAGCCCGTCACCGCCGCCGCATCCGTCGCCTTCGAGGCCGCTGCGGAGGCCGTCAGCGAGACCACAGGCATCCCCGCCGAGCAGCTGCGGGAGGTGTTCGACCTCAGCGTCGGCACCGCAGCCGCTGAGCACCTCTTCGCCGTGTCGGCCGGACTCGAGTCCGTCGTCGTCGGCGAGGGCGAGATCGCCGGCCAGGTGCGGCGCTCCCTCGAGGCAGCTCGCGCCGGTGGCACCACCAGTTCCGAGCTCGAGCGTCTGTTCCAGCGCGCGTCCCAGACCTCCCGCGGCATCAAGAACCGCACGCCGCTCGGTCGCGCCGGGCGCTCCATCGTGCGTCTCGCCCTGGACCTCGCGGAGAGCCGTATCGACGACTGGGCCACGCAGCGCGTGTTGCTCGTCGGCACCGGTGCGTACGCCGGCGCGAGCCTCGCCGCCCTCCGCGACCGCGGCGTCACCGACGTCCTCGTGTACTCGCCCTCCGGCCGTGCCGAGAAGTTCGCGCGCTCCCACGAGATCGGCTGGATCGGACACGACGACCTCGCCCGCACCACCGGTGAGGTCGACATCATCGTGACCTGCACCACCGCCGAGGGCCACGTCGTCGACGCCGAACTGCTCCGCGCGGGTCGCACGGCCGTCGCCGCCGACCACCGCGCACGAGCCGCGGCCGCCACGGACGCACCGACGCTCTCACTGGTCACCCCGGCCGCTCCCGAGCCCACCGGGGTCTCCGCCCTCGTCCACGACGTCATCACCGAAGCCGCCGCCGAGTGCCCGGTGCCGCACGCCTCGGCCCAGCTCGTCATCGACCTCGGCCTGCCGCGCAACGTCGACCCCGACGTCTCCACCGTTTCCGGTGTCGTCCTGCTCGACCTCGAGACCATCCGCATCCACGCGCCGCTCGAGGAGCTGCAGGCCACCGAGGTCGCGCGCTCCATCGTCAGCCGCGCCGCGCAGAAGTTCGCCGCGGTCGGCGAGGAGCGCAGCCTCGAGCCCGCCGTCGTCGCCCTCCGCAGCCACGTGCACGCGCTCGTCGAGGCCGAGGTCGCCCGTGCGACCGCGCGTGGCGACGACGACGGCTCGACCGCCCGCGCACTGCGTCACCTCGCCGGCGTGCTCCTGCACGAACCGACGGTGCGGGCGCGGAACCTCGCCCGCAACGGCGAGCAGGCCGCGTACACGACGGCGCTGCAGACGCTCTTCGGTATCGAGGTCCCCCAGGCACCGGCGGTCGTCGCTCCGGTCGCCGACACCGATTCGGCAGCTTCCGCCTCCTAG
- a CDS encoding DUF4190 domain-containing protein, whose amino-acid sequence MTDPNSGQPNDPYGQSQNPQQPAYGESQVPPAPQYGEQAPQYGQPSPYGEQSGQQAPQYGEQPKYGQPQAPYGEQQNPYGQPAAPYGQQQNPYGQPAAPYGQPQAPYGYAQPTGPKTNVMAIISLIAPFVGFGVVGLVLGIIALGQIKRTGEQGRGLALAGTIVSGVSVLVGVIFIIFYVLLIAGAIGTASSYNYDY is encoded by the coding sequence ATGACTGATCCGAACTCCGGCCAGCCGAACGACCCATACGGTCAGAGCCAGAACCCCCAGCAGCCGGCCTACGGCGAATCGCAGGTTCCGCCGGCTCCGCAGTACGGGGAACAGGCGCCGCAGTACGGTCAGCCCTCGCCCTACGGCGAGCAGTCGGGCCAGCAGGCTCCGCAGTACGGCGAGCAGCCCAAGTACGGCCAGCCGCAGGCTCCGTACGGCGAGCAGCAGAACCCCTACGGTCAGCCCGCCGCTCCCTACGGTCAGCAGCAGAACCCCTACGGTCAGCCCGCCGCTCCCTACGGTCAGCCCCAGGCCCCGTACGGCTACGCGCAGCCGACCGGCCCGAAGACAAACGTCATGGCGATCATCTCGCTCATCGCCCCGTTCGTCGGGTTCGGCGTCGTCGGCCTCGTGCTCGGCATCATCGCGCTCGGTCAGATCAAGCGCACCGGTGAGCAGGGCCGCGGCCTGGCCCTCGCCGGCACGATCGTGAGCGGCGTCTCGGTCCTCGTCGGTGTCATCTTCATCATCTTCTACGTCCTGCTCATCGCGGGCGCGATCGGTACCGCGAGCAGCTACAACTACGACTACTGA